Within Conexibacter woesei DSM 14684, the genomic segment CGCACGTGGGAGGACGGCGACGCGATCGAGCTGACGCTGCCGATGGAGCTCGCCGTGCTGCCGGTCGAGCCCGCCACCGACGCCGGTCCGGTGGCGCTGCGCTACGGCCCCGTCGTGCTCGTCGCCCCGCAGGACGAGCGGTCGCGACGGCTCTCGCTCGGCGATGTCGCCGCGGTCGCGAGCAGCCTGCGACGGACCGACGCGGCGCGCCTGGCGTTCGAGGGCCGCGCGGCGGACGGGAGCGTCGTCGCGCTCGTCCCCTACTACGAGCTGGAGCCGGGCGCCCCCTACGCGATGCACTTCGACGACGACGGCGACCGCCGCTCGCACGCGCAGCTCGCCTACGAGCCGGCGGACGCCTGGGAGCAGGTCGACCGCGAGCAGTACCTGCTGAGGAGACGGCGCAGGTACGCGGTCTCCGCCGTGCCGGGCGCGTCGTTCTCGGCCGCCTTCGAGGGGACCGGCGTCCTCTGGTGCGGGTACCGCTCCGTGCACGCCGGCTGGGCCGACGTCTTCCTCGACGGCGAGCTCGTCGAGCGCGTGACGCAGCTGGGGCACTCCGACCTCCAGCCCTCGCTCTGGTGCCGGACCGGGCTCGCGCCCGGGCCGCACGTGCTGCGGGTGGTCGTCGCGGGCGAGCGGCCGCCGGGCGCGCGCGGGGACGAGGTCAACGTCGGGCATCTGCGGGTGCTGTCGTGAACGGACGAGCAGAACGAGAGGGGACAGGCATGCGGCTTGCCGGCAAGGTCGCGCTCGTGACGGGCGCCGCGCGACGGCGCGGGATCGGGCGCGGGATCGTCGAGGCGCTCGCGGCCGAGGGGGCGGTCGTCGCGGTCAACGACGTCGCCGCCGAGGAGGAGGCGGCGGAGCTGATCGCCCGGCTCGCCGCGGAGGGCGCGACCGCACGCTTCTATCCCGCCGACGTGACCGACCGCGGTGCCGTCGAGCGGATGCTGGACGCGATCGAGCGCGACCTCGGCCCGCTGCACGCGGTCTGCTCCAACGCCGGCATCACGCGCTGGGCGCCGTTGGAGGAGATCGTCGACGACGACTTCGACGCGATCGTCGCGGTCAACCTCACCGGCGGGTTCAACGTCGGCCAGGCCGCGGCGCGGCGGATGGTCGCGAGCGGCACGCGCGGGCGGATCGTCTTCACGTCCTCGGTGCACGTGCAGATGCCGTTCAGGGGCGGCGCGATCTACGGCGCGACCAAGCAGGGGCTGCGAGCGCTCGCCGAGACGCTCGCGCTCGAGCTGGCTCCGCGCGGCATCACCGTCAACCACCTCGGGCCCGGCTGGGTCAAGAGCGACCTCGGCGCCGGACCCGCGCTCGACCCGGAGGTCGAGCGCGCTGTGCTCGCGCAGATCCCCGCGGGCCGCGAGGCGCAGCCGATCGAGATGGGCAGGGCGGTCGCGTACCTGTGCTCCGACGACGCCGCCTACGTCACCGGCGAGTTCCTCCGCGTCGACGGCGGCTACGTCGTGGGGAAGTACTGATGCGCTACCGACTGATCTCCCTGCACCCGGCACTCGCGCAGGCCTGCGACGCGCGCCTGTCGTCCGCCGGTCACGAGCCGGCCGGCGGGCTCGGCGACGCCGACGCGCTCGTCGTCGGGATCGGCGCGCCCGACCTCGGCAGCGCGCTGCTCGACGTCGATGAGCGCGCGTGGGAGGAGACGATCGGCCGTGCCCGCACGGCGTTCGCCGCCGTCCGCGACCTCGCCCGCGCGCTGATCGAGCGCGAGGCCTCCGGCCGCGTCGTGGTCGTCGTCGACCCGCCGGTGCTGCGGGCCGCCGAGCGGACCGGCCTGACGGCCGTCGCGGGCGCGTTCCTGTCGACGATCGCGGAGGTCGCGGCGGTCGACCTCGGGCCGCGCGGGATCGCCGTCAACGTCGTGGTCGCCGGATGGATGGCGCCGGCGCCGCCGGCGCTCGCGGGCGGCGTGCCGCTCGGGCGTCTCGCCGACCCCGACGAGGTCGCCTCCGCGTGCGCGTTCCTGGTCTCTCCCGACCAGGCCGCCTACGTGAACGGCGCGACGCTCGCGGTCGACGGCGGCTGGTTCGTCACGAAGGCCGAGGGCGGCAACCCGCTGACGAGCGGCGCCTGACGAGCCGATCGATGGGGCGGTCCCCCGCACGGCGGACCGCCCGACGGCCTCAAGCCGTCCAGTCGAGCACGACCTTGCCCGAGTCCTTGGAGACGAACGCGCGGTACGCCGCCGAGATCTCCTCCGCACCGAAGTCGTGCGTGATCAGCCGCTCGGCCGGCAGGCCCTGCTCGTACAGCCGCACGATCTCCGGATAGTCCTCGTCGGCGTAGTACCAGGCGCCGGTGTACGTGACCTCGCGCGCGACGAACGTCGCCGTCGGCGAGACCTCGACGCTTCTGCAGATGCCGGACTGCAGGACCGTGCCGCCGGGCTCGACGAGCGCGAGCGCCTGCTGGATGCACGCCGGGATGCCGGTGCACTCGATCGCCAGCGCGGGGGCCGCGCCGGTCGCCTCGCCCGGCTCCAGCGCCGTCGTGGCGCCGAGTCTGAGCGCCAGCTCGCGCCGGTACGCCGACGGTTCGACCACGACCACCTCGGCGCCGGCATGGGCGCGGACGAGCACGTGGCCGAGACCGACCGGGCCGGCGCCGAGCACGAGCACGCGCTCGCCGGCATGCGAGGGCGCGCGGCGCAGCGCCCGCACCGGCACGCCGAGCGCGTCCCCGGAGATCAGCACCGCGTCGCGCGCCGGCGTCCCCTCCGGCACCCGTCGCAGCGCCGACGCCGGGACCGCGACACGATCGGCGTGCATCGCGGTGTGCATGCGGCGGTCGACGGTGCAGTAGAGCTGGACGCCGCTGCGGCACCACGAGCAGCTCCCGCACCCGGTCACGGCGCTGATGCCGACCCGCTCGCCGACGGCGAAGCCGCTTCCGGCGGGCGCCTGCTCCACCACGCCCGCGGCCTCGTGGCCCGGGTTCTCGCCGGGTCTCGCATGCAGCTCGCTGCCGCAGATCGCGCTCGCCTCGATGCGCACGAGTGCCTCGCCGGGGCCCGGCTCCGGCGTCGGCGTCTCGACCAGCGTCACGTCGTCGGGTGCGTTGAAGGACAGTGCCCGCATCTCAGCCATCTCCCATGTCGAAAAGGGCAGCGACGGTAGACCGTCCGGGTGGCGCTTCAAAGGCGCGCGTCACCACCTGACGACCGTCTTGCCGGCGGCCGGCGCCGCGACGAGACTCGCCGCCATGGACACTGGACTCGATGGGAAGGTCGCGCTCGTCACCGGCGGCGCGAGCGGGATCGGGCTGGCCGCCGCGCGCGCGCTGGCCGCCGAGGGCTGCCGCGTCATGCTCGCCGACCTCGATCCGCGGACGGCGGCGGCGGAGCTGGAGCGTGCGCACCCCGGCGCGGTCGGCGAGGTCGTCGTCGACGTCTCGGCGCCCGCACAGGCTCGCCGCGCGGTGAGCGCCGCCGTCGAGCGCTTCGGCCGCCTGGACGTGCTCGTCACGAGCGCCGGCGTCTACGAGACGCAGGGCGTCGACGGGCTCAGCGACGAGGAGTGGGACCGCACGCTGGCGGTCAACCTGTCCGGCACGTACCACTGCGCGCACGCCGCGATCGACGCGATGGCCGTGAACGGCTGGGGCCGGATCGTCACGCTCGCCTCCTCGGCGGCGCAGACGGGCGGCGGTGCGGGCGGACCGGCCTACGTCGCGTCGAAGGCGGCGGTGATGGGGCTGACGCGCTCGCTCGCCAAGCACGCCGGTCCGAAGGGGGTCACGGTCAACTCCGTCGTTCCCGGGCTGATCGAGACGCCGATGACGGATCGCCTCCGCCCCGAGCACCGCGAGATCGCCGCGACCCTCACGCTGGTCGGGCGCAACGGCACGCCCGCGGACGTCGCGGCGGTGATCGTGATGCTCGCGTCAGAGGGGCTCGGCTTCGTCACCGGCTCGCACGTCAACGTCAACGGCGGGCTGGTGATGGACTGAGGGACGGCCGTCCGGAAACGCGGCAATCGCCGAATGGTGAGCCTCGCGTGGACACGCCATCTCGCCGCTGGGACGCTCGGTCGACGCATGAAGACCACCAGGCAATCACCTCAACCTCCTGCTGCCGGGGCCGCGCTCGCGACGGATCGGCTGCTCGCGATGCTGCGCACGATGCACGAGATCCGTCTGTTCGAGGACGAGACGCATCGCCTCTTCGCGAAGGGGCTCGTACGCGGCTCCACCCACCTCTGCCAGGGCCAGGAGGCGGTCGCCGTCGGCGCCTGCTCCGCGCTCGACAAGGCGGGGGACACGATGCTGTGCACCTACCGCGGCCATGGCGCCGTGCTGGCGAAGGGTGCTCCGCTGGACCGCGCCTTCGCCGAGATCCTCGGCAAGGCGGACGGGCTGTGCGCGGGCAAGGGCGGCTCGATGCACCTGACCGACGTGAGCGTCGGCGCGCTCGGCTCGTTCGCGATCGTCGGCGCGCACCTGCCGATCGCCGTCGGCGCGGCGTTCGCGGCGGCGTATCGCGGAACCGACGCGGTGACGGCGTGCTTCTTCGGCGACGGCTCGACGAACATCGGCGCCTTCCACGAGGCGCTCAACCTCGCCGCCGTCTGGCGGCTCCCGGTCCTCTTCGTGCTGGAGAACAACCTCTACGGCGAGTACTCGCCGCTCGCGCGCACGACCCCGATCGAGCGGCTCGCCGATCGCGCCGCCGCCTACGGCATGCCGGGCGAGCAGGTCGACGGCAACGACGTCGCCGCCGTGCATGCCTGCGTCGGCTCAGCGGTCGCCCGCGCCCGCGCGGGCGATGGGCCGACCCTGATCGAGGCGCTGACGTACCGGCACAAGGGCCACTCGCGCTCGGACCCGGCGACGTACCGGCCCGAGGGCGAGCTGGAGGAGTGGCTGCAGCGCGATCCGCTGCTGCTCGCCGAGCGGGCGCTGCTGGGGCGCGGCGTCGAGCAGCCCGCGCTCGACGCGCTGCGCGAGCAGGCGACGCGCGACGTCGAGGACGCGCTCGCGCGCGCTCTCAGCTGGGCCGATCCCGCGCCGGAGTCGCGGTTGGAGGGCATCTACGCATGAGCGAGACCGTGACCTACCGGGAAGCGACCGTTCGCGCACTGGGCGACGCGCTCGCCGAGGACGACACCGTCTTCCTGCTGGGAGAGGACGTCGCGGCCGCCGGCGGCGTGTTCAAGCTGACCGAGGGCCTGCACGAGCGCTTCGGCGACAGACGCGTGCTCGACACGCCGATCTCCGAGCAGGCGATCGTCGGCGCGGCGGTCGGCGCGGCGGCGCAGGGCCTGCGCCCGGTGGCCGAGATCATGTTCGCCGACTTCGCGGCCGTCTGCTTCGACCAGATCGTCAACCAGCTCGCGAAGTTCCGCTACATGACGGGCGGCCAGGTGACGATGCCCGTCACCATCCGCCTGATCAACGGCGCCGGCGGCGGCTTCGGCGCGCAGCACTCGCAGGCCGTCGAGAACTGGTTCCTCAACGTGGCGGGCCTGAAGCTCGTCACGCCGTCGACCCCCGCGGACGCGTATGCGCTCCTGCGGGCGGCGATCGCCGACCCGGATCCGGTGCTCGTCTTCGAGCACAAGTCGCTCTTCAACGTGAGAGGCGAGCTGGACGAAGCGACGGCGGTCGGGATCGGCGATGCGGACGTCGTCTCCGAGGGCTCCGACGTGACCGTCGTGGCGACGCAGCTGATGCGCCACCGTGCCGAGCAGGCGGCGGTCGAGCTGGCCGCCGACGGCGTCGGCGTCGAGCTGATCGACCTGCGCTCGCTCGCGCCGATGGACGTGCCGACGGTCGCTGCCAGCGTCGCGAAGACGAACCGTCTCGTCGTCGTGCAGGAGGCGGCGCCGAGCGGGAGCTGGGGCGCCTCGCTGATCTCCCAGCTGATGCGCGACGACTTCGAGAGCCTCGACGCCGCGCCGACGCTCGTGGCGTGCGACGACGTGCCGATCGCCTACGCCGGTCCGCTCGAAGACGCCCACCTGCCGAGCGCAACGCGGATCGCGGACGCGGTCCGCGCGACCCTCGCGCGATGACGATGGCGCGGATCGAGATGCCCCGTCTGTCGGACTCGATGGAGGAGGGCACCGTCGTGAGCTGGCTCGTCGCCGACGGCGAGCAGGTGACGGGCGGCCAGGAGTTCGTGGAGATCGAGACCGACAAGGCGCAGATGCCCTTCGAGGCTGAGCAGGACGGCGTGCTGCGTCAGCTCGTGCCCGCGGGGACGACGCTCCCGGTCGGCGCTCCGCTCGCCACGATCGGCGAGGGCGGCGCGCCCGAGGAGCCGGTCGCGTCGGCGGCGTCCTCGGACGACGGGCGACCGGCGGCCTCGCCGGTCGCGCGCCGCATCGCGCGGGAGCTGGGGGTGGAGCTGGCGGCGGTCACCGGCTCCGGGCCGGGCGGCCGGATCGTCAAGGAGGACGTCGTACGCGCAGCCGCAGCAGGCGCGCCGGCGGCGGCGCACCCCGCCGCGCCGAGCGACGCGCCGGCGGCGGTGGCAGCAGCGGCGCCGGACGCCGCGGTCGTCGGCGCGAAGGGCGCCGTCACGCGCACGCCGCTGAGCCGGGTGCAGCAGACGGTCGCGCGGCGCATGGCGGAGTCGCGGGCGACGGTCCCGGACTTCAGCGTGTCGGTCGACGTCGACATGGAGCAGGCGCTGGCGCTGCGCGGCGCGCTCGCCGAGCGCGACGTCAGGTTCACCGTCAACGACCTGCTGATCCGCGCGACCGCGGTCGCGCTCACGCGCCACCCGCGCGTCAACGGCTCCTACCGCGACGGGCAGATCGAGACCTACGCGCGCGTCAACGTCGGCGTCGCGGTCGCCGCGGACGACGCGCTCGTCGTGCCGACGGTGTTCGACGCCGACCGCAGGACGCTGACCGAGATCGCCGCCGAGGTACGGCGGCTCGCCGGCGCGGTTCGCGACGGGACGATCACGCCGCCGGAGCTGGCGGGCGGGACGTTCACGATCTCCAACCTCGGCATGTACGGGGTGGCCGAGTTCGCGGGCATCGTCAACCAGCCGCAGGCGGCGATCCTGTGCGCGGGCGCGATCGCGGCGCGCACGATGCGCCTGACGCTCGTCAGCGACCACCGCATCCTCTACGGCGCGGACGCCGCCTCCTTCCTGGCGGAGCTGAGAGGACTGCTCGAGACGCCCGCGACGGCGCTGGCGTGAGGGAGGGCACGATGCTGCTCGACACGCTCCACTTCTCGTTCACCGTCAGCTCGATCGAGCGCTCGATCGCCTGGTATCGCGACGTGCTCGGCCTCGACCTGGTGCACCGCCAGCGTCAGGAGAACGCGTACACACCGCTCCTCGTCGGCATTCCCGGGGCGGTGCTGGAGATCGCGCAGTTCCGCGTCCCCGGCGTCTCGCCCGGCCGCTCGACGCACATGCTCGAGCTGGTCGAGTACGTCGCGCCGCGGGGGGAGGTCGAGCGCGGGCCGGCGACGAACGAGGTCGGCGCGGCGCACCTCGCGTTCCTCGTCGACGACGTGCGGGAGCGCTATGAGCGGATGACCGCCGCGGGCGTCGCGTTCCGCAACCCGCCGGTCGAGATCACCGAGGGGGCGAACCGCGGCGGGATGGCCGCCTACCTGCACGATCCCGACGGCATCACGCTCGAGCTGCTGCAGCCCTCGCCCGCGCGGCTCGCGGCGATGCGAGCCGGAGCGGTGAGATGAGCGCCCCAGCGGTCACCGTCGTGGTCGGCGGCGCGAGCGGGATCGGCCTCGCGACCGCCGGGCTGCTCGCCCGCGCAGGCCGGCGGTTGGCGATCCTGGACCGCAGCGAGCGGCTCGCGCAGGTCGCGGCGCAGCTGCGCGAGGCCGGCGCGGTCGAGTGCGCGACGCACGCCGTCGACGTGACGGACGCCGAGGCGGTCACGGGCGTCGCCGATGCGATCGGCGCGCGGCACGCCGTCGCCGGGCTGGTCAACTCGGCCGGCGTGCTGCAGCTCGGCTCGATCGCCGAGGTCACGCCGGCGGACTGGGACCGCGTCCTCGACGTCAACCTCAGAGGCGTCTTCAACACCTGCCGTGCGTTCCTGCCGCAGCTGGAGCGCGCGCGGGGGGCGATCGTCAACGTCTCGTCGGTCTCGGGGCGCACGCGCTCGATCTACAGCGCACCCAACTACGTCGCCTCGAAGGCCGGCGTGATCGGCCTCACGATGGTGCTTGCGGCGCAGCACGCGCAGGCAGGCGTCCGCGTCAACTGCGTGGCGCCGGGGATCGTCGAGACGCCGATGCTGGCGGACTACTCCGAGGCTGCGCGCGAGCGGATGCTCGCGGCGATCCCGCTCGGGCGCTACGCCGACGCGGCCGAGGTCGGCGAGGTGATCGCGTTCCTGCTGTCGCAGCGGGCGAGCTACGTGACGGGCCAGACGATCAACGTCAACGGCGGGCAGTTCATGCAATGAGAGGAGCGGCGCAGATGAGACTGGGCCTCGCGGTGCCGATCTTCGCCAACCCGGGCGTGCCCGACTTCCGCACGCCCAACGCCGAGCGGTTGGAGTGGAGCGAGGTGCGCGCCGCGGCGGTGGAGGCGGAGCGGCTCGGCTACGACTCGCTGTGGGTCGCCGACCACATGTTCCTCGGCCGCGACGGCGCGATCTACGAGGGCTGGACGACGCTGAGCGTGCTGGCCGGGATGACGAGCACGATCCGCCTCGGCACGATCCACCTCGGCAACGAGCTCCGCCATGCCCCGCTGATGGCGAAGATGGCGGCGACGCTCGACGTGCAGTCCGGCGGCCGGCTGGAGCTGTTCGTCGATCCGGGCTGGCGCGCGCGAGAGCTGACCGCCTACGGCTACGAGTGGGAGCCGGACCGCGCGGTGCGCGCCGCGCGCGTCGGCGAGGCGATCGAGCTCGCGCGCCTGCTGTGGAGCGGCGAGCCGGCCAGCTACGAGGGCGCGCACTACCGGCTCGACGGCGCGATCTGCGCGCCGGTGCCGGAGCAGCGCCCGCACCCACCGATCTGGATCGGCGAGGCGTTCGACGAGGCGACGCTCGACCTGATCGTCGCGCACGCCGACGTGTGGAACTCGATGCCGGCTGGGCTCGACGTCCTGCGGGAGAAGATCGCGAAGGTCGACGCCGCCTGCACGGCGCGGGGGCGCGATCCGCGGACGCTGCGCAAGACGCTCGAGACGCAGGTCCTGATCTACGACGACCGCGACGACGCCGAGCGGCTGTTCGAGCGCTTCGCCGAGCTGCGGCGCGCGCACCCGAGCGGCGAGGCGATGCGGGACGTCGTCGCGTTCGTCGCGCAGACGAACGCCGAGCTGGGCCGCGGCGAGCTGACGTTCGACGACCTGCGGGAGGAGTTCGTGATCGGCACGCCGGACGAGGTGCGCGCGAAGCTCGACGCCTACCGCGCGCTGGGGATCGACGAGGTCATCTGCTGGTTCATGGACTTCCCCGCGCGGACCTCGATGCGGCGGCTGATCCACGAGGTCGCCCCGGCGCTGGCGGGTGCTGAGGTGACGGGATGACGGCGGAGGGCGGCAAGCTCGCGGTCGTGACGGGCGCCGGCTCCGGCGTCGGCGCGGCGTGCGTGCGCAGCCTCGTGCGGCAGGGCACGCGCGTGATCGCGGTCGACCTCGCCTGGAGCGAGGGCGAGCCGGCAGGCGAGGTCGTGCGGCTCACGGCCGACGTGACCTCCGAGTCGACCTGGCGTCGTGTGATCGAGGTCGCGGCGGAGCACGGCGGCGGTCCCGACCAGCTCCTGCTGTGCGCCGGGCGGCTGGAGGTCGGCAGCGTGCTCGCGCTCGAACCCGAGGCGCTGCGGGCGGTCTTCGAGGTCAACGTGTTCGCCGCCGCGACGGCGTTGAAGGCATGCCTGCCGGCGATGGTCGAGCGTGGCGGCGGCGCCGTCGTCGCGGTCGCGAGCACCGATGCGCTGTTCGCAGAGCAGGGGCTCGCCGCGTACTGCGCGAGCAAGGGCGCGCTGCTGCAGCTGATCCGCTGCGTGGCGGTCGATCACGGCCGCCAGGGGATCCGCGCCAACTGCGTCTGCCCGGGGGCGATCGACACGCCCTTCTTCCGCCGCCACGTCGACGCCGCCGCCGACCCGCAGGCGTTCCTGGCGGAGAAGACCGAGCGCCACCCGTCCGGGCGGCTGCTGGCGCCCGAGGACGTCGCGGAGGTCGCGACCTTCCTGCTGGAGGAGCGTGCGATCGGCGTCAACGGGGCCGCGCTCCTGATCGACGGCGGCCTGACGGCGACGTTCGACTACCAGGCCACCGCGGTGGCAGCCGGCGGGAGCGAGCTGCCGTGAACGCGACGAGAGGAGATCACCACGTGGAGGACGCGAAGACCTGGACGGTCGGGATCGTCGGCTGCGGCCACGCCGGAGCGCACCATGCGCCGGCGTTCGCCGCGCAGCCCGGCTTCGAGCTGGCCGGCTGCGCGAGCCGGCGGCAGGAGACGGCGCGCGCGTTCGGCGCGCGCCACGGCGCGGACGCCTACGCGTCGCCGGAGGCGCTGCTCGACGACGACGACGTCGACGTGGTGGTGCTGACGACGCCGGAGTGGGTACGGCTCGAGCTGCTGGAGGACGCGCTGCGCCGCGGGCGGCACCTGTTCGTCGAGAAGCCGCTGTACGCGGCCAACGGCGCCAAGGACGTGCGCGAGCAGGACCACCTCGACGCGCGCCGCGCGCTGACGGCGTGGGACCGCGAGCGGACGACGTTCGGCGTCAACTTCAACTACCGCACGATGCCGCACCTGCGGCAGTTGAAGGCCGACGTCGAGGCGGGGCGGCTGGGGGAGGTCAAGGTCGTGCGCGCGTGGGCCCACTTCGCCTGCTGGCCGCACGTGATCGACCAGCTGCGCTGGCTCCTCGGCGAGGTGGAGAGCGTCGCGGCGCTGTCGCTCGGCGGACAGCTCGACCGGGTCGCGACGCTGCGCTTCGCGGACGGTCCGATCGGCACGCTGTGCGGGACGAGCGGGCGGTTCGAGCGGGCGTCGCTGCTGCGGATCGAGCTGGACGGGACTGCGGCACGCGCAACGGTCGAGGGGGTGCACGGCAGCTACCGCCGCGACGACGAGGGCGGGGGAGACAGCGTCGTGTGGACCAACCCCGACGTCGCAGGCCAGGTGTACGCGACCTCCTACACGGACTCGATCGCCGCCTACTGCGCCGCGCTGCGGGCAGGCGAGCCGCCGCCGGTCAGCGGTGACGACGGGCTCGCCGAGCTGGCGATCGAGGCGGCGATCGACCGCTCGGCGCGGACCGGCGCGCCGCAACGGGTCGTGGTGGACTGAGCGACGGATGACCGCGCCGAGCCGATGAGCGCCGCGCCGATCGACCGCTCGGCGAGCGAGCCGCAGGACGCGCGTCCGCGCGTCCAGTCCGCCGCACGCGCCGTCGCGATCCTGCTGGCGGTCGCACGCAGCGACGCCGGCCTCACGCCGCGCGAGATCAGCGAGCGCGTTGCGATCAGCCGCCAGACGGCCTACCACCTGCTGCACACGCTCACCGGCTGCGGCGTGCTCGCGCGCGACGACGGCAACCGCTACGTGCTCGGCCTCCACGTCGGGACGCTGGCGGAGGGCTTCCGCCGGCAGCTCGCGCCGACCGAGCGCCTCGGCGCACTCGTTCGCAAGGTCGTGATCGCGACCGGGGAGACCGCCTACGCGGCCGGGTGGTGGGCGGGTGCGCCGACGACGCTGCATGTGGCGCACGGGCGCAGCACCGTGCAGGCCGCCGCGGTCCCGCAAGGCTACGGCGACGACGCGCACGCGCGCGCGTCGGGCAAGCTGCTGCTCGCGCACGCCGATCCGGCGCTGCGCGCGGAGTACCTCCAGTCGCACGCACTGCGACGCCTGACGCCATGGACGATCGTGGGGCCGCGGCAGCTCGACGCGGAGCTGGAGCGCATCCGCGCGCAGGGCTACGCCGTCGACCGTCAGGAGTTCGCCGAGGGCCTCAGCTGCCTTGCGATCCCGCTGGACGACGGACGCCTTCCGTTCGCGCTCGGCATCTCGGCGCCGACCGAACGCTTCGACCGCGCGTGGGGCGACTACCTCGACTCGATGCGCCAGGTCACCGCGGAGGCACTCCCGCAGCGCTGATCTCACAGTCTGAGACACGGCTGGCAACCACGTCGCCGAACGACTTCCATTGGACGCAGACCGTCCGCCGCAAACGTGAGTGAGAGAGTGACCATGAGCAGCGTCCGTTCCAGCGCCGGGAGCGCGCCTGTCGATCTGCCGATCACGCGCACGCACCCGTTCGACCCCGCACCACAGCTCGCGGCGCTGCGCGAGGAGAGCCCGCTCTGCCGCCTGCGCTACCCGGACGGCCACGTCGGCTGGCTGGCGACGTCCTACGACCTCGCGCGCCGGGTGCTCGTCGACTCCCGCTTCAGCATCAAGCCGATGCGGCCGCCCGTCGGCGATCCCGTCACGACCGCCGAGGTGCAGGAGGTGGAGAGAGCCCAGCCGGAGGCGGAGGGCGCGCTGATCCTGCTGGACCCGCCGCAGCACACGAAGATCCGCCGGCTGCAGGCCGCCTACTTCACCGTGCAGCGGATCGGCGAGCACCGCGCCGGCCTGGAACGGCTCGTCGGCGACCAGCTCGACGCGATGGAGCGGCAGGGCTCCCCGGTCGACTTCGTCAGAGCGTTCGCGGCACCCGTGCCCGGGCTCGCGATCTGCGCGATGCTCGGCGTCCCGGGCAGTGATCGCGAGCACTTCGAGCGGCCGACCCAGGTCTCCGAGGATCCGCGCTCCACCGCCGAGGAGCAGATCGCGGCGAACAACGAGTTCCGCGCCTACTCGCACGGCGTGATCCAGCGCAAGCGCGCCGAGCCCGGGGACGACCTGCTGAGCGAGGTGATCGCGACCAGCGACCTGAGCGACGCGGAGCTCGCCGGGCTGGCGCTCCAGCTGTTCAGCGCCGGGCACGAGACGACGGTCAGCATGCTGGCGCTGAGCCTGCTCGCCCTGC encodes:
- a CDS encoding SDR family NAD(P)-dependent oxidoreductase encodes the protein MRLAGKVALVTGAARRRGIGRGIVEALAAEGAVVAVNDVAAEEEAAELIARLAAEGATARFYPADVTDRGAVERMLDAIERDLGPLHAVCSNAGITRWAPLEEIVDDDFDAIVAVNLTGGFNVGQAAARRMVASGTRGRIVFTSSVHVQMPFRGGAIYGATKQGLRALAETLALELAPRGITVNHLGPGWVKSDLGAGPALDPEVERAVLAQIPAGREAQPIEMGRAVAYLCSDDAAYVTGEFLRVDGGYVVGKY
- a CDS encoding SDR family oxidoreductase, with translation MRYRLISLHPALAQACDARLSSAGHEPAGGLGDADALVVGIGAPDLGSALLDVDERAWEETIGRARTAFAAVRDLARALIEREASGRVVVVVDPPVLRAAERTGLTAVAGAFLSTIAEVAAVDLGPRGIAVNVVVAGWMAPAPPALAGGVPLGRLADPDEVASACAFLVSPDQAAYVNGATLAVDGGWFVTKAEGGNPLTSGA
- a CDS encoding zinc-dependent alcohol dehydrogenase; this translates as MRALSFNAPDDVTLVETPTPEPGPGEALVRIEASAICGSELHARPGENPGHEAAGVVEQAPAGSGFAVGERVGISAVTGCGSCSWCRSGVQLYCTVDRRMHTAMHADRVAVPASALRRVPEGTPARDAVLISGDALGVPVRALRRAPSHAGERVLVLGAGPVGLGHVLVRAHAGAEVVVVEPSAYRRELALRLGATTALEPGEATGAAPALAIECTGIPACIQQALALVEPGGTVLQSGICRSVEVSPTATFVAREVTYTGAWYYADEDYPEIVRLYEQGLPAERLITHDFGAEEISAAYRAFVSKDSGKVVLDWTA
- a CDS encoding SDR family NAD(P)-dependent oxidoreductase, with the protein product MDTGLDGKVALVTGGASGIGLAAARALAAEGCRVMLADLDPRTAAAELERAHPGAVGEVVVDVSAPAQARRAVSAAVERFGRLDVLVTSAGVYETQGVDGLSDEEWDRTLAVNLSGTYHCAHAAIDAMAVNGWGRIVTLASSAAQTGGGAGGPAYVASKAAVMGLTRSLAKHAGPKGVTVNSVVPGLIETPMTDRLRPEHREIAATLTLVGRNGTPADVAAVIVMLASEGLGFVTGSHVNVNGGLVMD
- a CDS encoding thiamine pyrophosphate-dependent dehydrogenase E1 component subunit alpha, which gives rise to MKTTRQSPQPPAAGAALATDRLLAMLRTMHEIRLFEDETHRLFAKGLVRGSTHLCQGQEAVAVGACSALDKAGDTMLCTYRGHGAVLAKGAPLDRAFAEILGKADGLCAGKGGSMHLTDVSVGALGSFAIVGAHLPIAVGAAFAAAYRGTDAVTACFFGDGSTNIGAFHEALNLAAVWRLPVLFVLENNLYGEYSPLARTTPIERLADRAAAYGMPGEQVDGNDVAAVHACVGSAVARARAGDGPTLIEALTYRHKGHSRSDPATYRPEGELEEWLQRDPLLLAERALLGRGVEQPALDALREQATRDVEDALARALSWADPAPESRLEGIYA
- a CDS encoding alpha-ketoacid dehydrogenase subunit beta; this translates as MSETVTYREATVRALGDALAEDDTVFLLGEDVAAAGGVFKLTEGLHERFGDRRVLDTPISEQAIVGAAVGAAAQGLRPVAEIMFADFAAVCFDQIVNQLAKFRYMTGGQVTMPVTIRLINGAGGGFGAQHSQAVENWFLNVAGLKLVTPSTPADAYALLRAAIADPDPVLVFEHKSLFNVRGELDEATAVGIGDADVVSEGSDVTVVATQLMRHRAEQAAVELAADGVGVELIDLRSLAPMDVPTVAASVAKTNRLVVVQEAAPSGSWGASLISQLMRDDFESLDAAPTLVACDDVPIAYAGPLEDAHLPSATRIADAVRATLAR
- a CDS encoding dihydrolipoamide acetyltransferase family protein, whose amino-acid sequence is MTMARIEMPRLSDSMEEGTVVSWLVADGEQVTGGQEFVEIETDKAQMPFEAEQDGVLRQLVPAGTTLPVGAPLATIGEGGAPEEPVASAASSDDGRPAASPVARRIARELGVELAAVTGSGPGGRIVKEDVVRAAAAGAPAAAHPAAPSDAPAAVAAAAPDAAVVGAKGAVTRTPLSRVQQTVARRMAESRATVPDFSVSVDVDMEQALALRGALAERDVRFTVNDLLIRATAVALTRHPRVNGSYRDGQIETYARVNVGVAVAADDALVVPTVFDADRRTLTEIAAEVRRLAGAVRDGTITPPELAGGTFTISNLGMYGVAEFAGIVNQPQAAILCAGAIAARTMRLTLVSDHRILYGADAASFLAELRGLLETPATALA
- a CDS encoding VOC family protein, producing the protein MREGTMLLDTLHFSFTVSSIERSIAWYRDVLGLDLVHRQRQENAYTPLLVGIPGAVLEIAQFRVPGVSPGRSTHMLELVEYVAPRGEVERGPATNEVGAAHLAFLVDDVRERYERMTAAGVAFRNPPVEITEGANRGGMAAYLHDPDGITLELLQPSPARLAAMRAGAVR
- a CDS encoding SDR family NAD(P)-dependent oxidoreductase; the protein is MSAPAVTVVVGGASGIGLATAGLLARAGRRLAILDRSERLAQVAAQLREAGAVECATHAVDVTDAEAVTGVADAIGARHAVAGLVNSAGVLQLGSIAEVTPADWDRVLDVNLRGVFNTCRAFLPQLERARGAIVNVSSVSGRTRSIYSAPNYVASKAGVIGLTMVLAAQHAQAGVRVNCVAPGIVETPMLADYSEAARERMLAAIPLGRYADAAEVGEVIAFLLSQRASYVTGQTINVNGGQFMQ